GCAGGCGGTTCCTCGGGAGGGGCCGCCGCCAGTCTGCTCTACGAGGACGATGATCTGGCCGTAGGTACGGATCAGGGAGGATCCGTCAGGGTCCCCGCCTCCTGGTGCGGAACTCTCGGGTTCAAACCGACACACGGCCTGATCCCGTACACGGGTGTCGCTCCGATGGAGCCGACATTGGACCACGTCGGGCTGTTGTCCCGGTCGGTCGAGCCCTTGACCCGGGCGCTGACAGTCGTAGCGGGACCCGACGGACAGGACCTGCGCCAGCATCGGTGTTTCCGCTCAGTGCCGTCGGCGCTGACCGACCGTTCATCTGTCGACCTCGGCAACACCCGGCTACGGATCGTCACCGTGACCCGCAACACCGCAGATGCGCCCGTCCGCGCTGCCTTCGATGACGTCGTCGAGCGGCTGCGCTCCGCGGGAGCCAAGATCGGGACAACCGAACTCGATCCGGCAGAACTCGGTCCGGTGGGCACCGGGCTCTTTGTCGAAGGTATGCGGCACACCATCGAGGGCGTCCACCCGGCTTACGGGGGATCCGAATACCAGTGGGTCGAGTACACCGAGGCCCTGCGCAAGGGCATCCGCGATCGTCACGATGAGCTGAGCCCCCAGATCAAGGCGACGCTGTTGGCAGCCGGGACCTTGCACGGTTCCAGTCCGAACCGTGCCTACAGTCGCGCGGTGATGGCGGCTGAGCGTCTGCGGACGAGCTATCGCGCCGCACTCGAGGAGGCCGATTTCCTGATCGAGCCCACGGTGCCCTCGCTGCCGGTGGCAGTTTCACGCGGACTGATTTCAGTGGCAGGCCTGGCAGACCGAGCGTGGGCACCGCTGGCGAACACCGTTGGCGCCAACATCGCCGGACTACCGTCCATCTCCTTGCCGCTGGGAACGAGTCACGGACTTCCCGTCGGAATCATGGTCACAGGTAAGCCGTGGCACGACTGGGCCCTGCTTGAGTTTGCCGCCTCCTGTGAGCAACAGCTCGGTTGGGTGAAGCCTGCGTGACACAGAACCGGCGCGGTGTCAGACCGCCGCGACGTCCGGCGTCAGCAGAAACAGCCCGGCGACCGTCTGGTCGTCGCGGAAGGTGATGCGGGCGATGTACTCGCCTGCTTCGAACTGAAGTCGCGTGTTGGTCGTGGTGAAGTCACCCGCCCGCACGGCGTCGATGTCCCCGTGGCCTTCGTAGGACCCGACCAGCCCGACGATGTGCACCCACCCTTCGGCGAGTCCGGCGTCGGTGAGTCGATCGCGCATGGTCTCGTCGAAGCGCGCGCTGACATCGGCCCAACGCGCGTTCGCGAGATCATCGATGATGGCCAGCGTCAGCTCCGTGGCCTGCGGAAGTGGGGTCGTGTTCATGGCTTCTCCCGTCCGTGGGTCGATCGGTTTGCCGAACCGCTGAAAGGCGGCCTGGCGGGTGATGCCGAGTACATCGCCGACCTGCTGCCAGGTGTGGCCCGCCGCGCGTGCCTGCTGCACCGCGGCGACGAGCAGGCTCTCGGCGTCGTCTTTGACCTCACGGGCGATGGTCACCGTCGCGAGTGGGTCGTGGTCGGCGCCGAGGATCGGTGCGGCCACCAGCTGTCCGAGCCTGCGGTGGAGCAGTTGGGCGGCGGCGAACGGTGAATCGGTCATGCTGTCAATAATTGATTGACAATGGGGTGTTTGTCAATGAAAAATTGACGAAGCTATTCGAAAGCGGTTATCGCCCCCGCCGGGCACAGCTGCGCGGCGCGGCGAGCGCGCGGCTCCTCATCGGCGGGCACCTCGGCGGCGAGCACCACGACGATGCCGTCGTCGTCCTGATCGAACAAGGCGTCGGCGGTCATCACGCAGTTGCCCGCGCCTATGCAGCACTCCCGGTCGGCATCTATGCGCATCGCCGTCACCACCGCACCGACAACGACCGCAGGCCGTAGATGAAGTGGAACGACCGGTAGTCGATGTCCTCGGCGGACTCGGCCACCGCCAGGCCGGGGAACCGGCGGAACAGCGCGGGGAACGCGATGCGCATCTCCATCCGCGCCAGCGGCGCGCCCAGACAGTGGTGAATCCCGTGCCCGAATGCCAGATGGCCCGCGGCGCCCCGGCGGATGTCCAATTCGTCGGGATAATCGACAAAGGCGGGATCGCGGTTACCGGCGGGCAGGGAGGCGAAGACCAGCATCCCCGCCGGTATCGTCACCCCCCGCGACATCCACTTCGGCGGTGGTGAACCGTGGAATCGCGTGGTGCACCACCGAAAGCCAGCGCAACAACTCTTCGATCGCGGGACCGATCGCATCGGGATCGTCACGCACCATGGCCAACTGCTCCGGTGAGCGCAGTAGCGCCAATGTGCCCAGGCCCAGCATGTTCGATGTCGTCTCGTGCCCGGCCAGCAGCAGAAGCCCTGCGATGCCGACCAATTCGTCGTCACTGAGGTGCGCGCCGTGCTCACGGATCAGCATCCCGAGGATGTCCTCACCCGGTGACCGTCGCGCACTGCTTACCAAACTGTGCATGTACTCGCGGCTTTGGCGCTGTAGTTCCATCCGTTCGGCGATCGGCAACGCCAGATCGAGCTGACGGGCCGAGCGCTGCTCGAATTCGGGCCGATCCTCGACGGGGACACCGAGAAGCTCGCAGATCACCAAAGACGGTACGGGTAGCGCGAATTGGGATATCAGGTCGGCTGGAGCGCCCGCGGCTTCCATCGCGTCGAGGCGTTCATCGACGATCTCGGCGATCCGGGGCTCAAGGCGTTTCATCCGCCGGATGGTGAACTCCGGGGTGAGCATCCGGCGTAACCGCTGATGCTCGGGCGGATCGAGCCCGAGCAGATTACCGGCGCGGGCTCGGGCCAGCTCCTCGTCGGACATCGGCGGCGCGCCGGGAAGGGCGAACCCCGGCGGCCGGGAATTGGAGAAGTGCTCGTGATCGGCGAGGACAGCCTTGACGTCCTCGTAGCGGGTGACCAGATACACCGGATTGCCCAACGCGCTTACCACCGACTGGACGCCGGCACCGTCGCGGATCTCACCGAGTTCGGGAACCGGATCGAACCCGTTGCGACGCATGTGGACCGGTGGCAGCATTTGGCTGGCTGTCATGTCCACACGCTACGCGCTGAGGATGAAGTCCGAGATCAGGGCATTGACGAGGGTCGGGTTCTCCAGTGCGGCCAGATGGGCGACCCCGTCGAGGACCACGCTCGACGATCCGGGGATCGCCGAGGCCATCGCCAGCGTCTCGGCCACCGGGAACGTCGCGTCCTCGGCACCGGCGACCACCAGCGCCGGGGTGCGCACGCCGCCCAACAACTCCCGCTGGTCCGGTCGGTGCGGTACCACGCTGGTGACCGCCCACGAACACGATGCGACATCCACCGACCGGACCGCCGCGCGCACATAGGCAACCACTTCGGGACGTTCCCGCATGGTGGTCGGGCCGAGAAAGGCCTTCAGCACCTCGCGGGTCAAGGGGCCGCGGATACCGCCGAGGGCTTTGGCCACCCGCAGCAGTGCCCCGTACTCCAGGCGCTGTCGCCATCCGGCGGCCGAGGCGGTGCAGTTCATCAACACCGAGAACCCGGCCCGCTCGGGGTGCAACGCGGCGAACGTTCCGCCGATCATGCCTCCCCAGGAGTTCCCCACGAAATGTCCCTGATTGGCGCCCAGCGCGTCCAGCACATCCACCACGCACTGTGCGCAGTCCTCGAAAGTGAAGGGTGCAGAGAGCTTTTCGCTCGCGCCGTGACCCGGCGGGTCGATCAGCACGACCTTGAGGTGATCACGGAACGCCGCTGCCTGCGCCGACCACATATCGCCGGTCATCAACAGGCTCGGCCAGAACACCATCGCGTCGCCGGCTCCGTCGACCTGGACCCGCAACCGCCCCAACCGCGTCGCGATGGTTCGTGACTCCACGGCTCACACGTTAGCGTTCCGGACGCAGCGCCGGCCACCAGATACGCGGACCGATCAGGGTGAACAGTGCGGGGATGATCACGGTGCGCACCACGAAGGTGTCCAGCACGATGCCCAACCCGACGATGATGCCGATCTGGGTGAGCACGATCAGCGGTAGGACGCCCAGCACACAGAACACCGCGGCCAGCACGATTCCTGCGCTGGTGATCACCGCACCCGTCGCCGACACGGCGCGGACGATGCCCTGCCGGTTGCCGTACTCCGGGGTCTCCTCCTTGGCGCGCGTCACCAGGAAGATCGTGTAATCCACGCCGAGGGCGACCAGAAAGAGGAACGCGAAAAGTGGAGTTCCGTTGTCCAGCGCGGGGAACCCAAACAGGTGCACGCTCGCCCACCCGCCCAGGCCCAGTGCGGCCAGCGCGCTCAGCACGGTGACCGACACCAGGATCAGCGGTGCCAGCAGCGAACGCAGCAGGACGAACAGCACCACCAGCACCACCGCGAGGATCGCGGGAATCACCACCATGCGGTCGTGGCGGGCCGCGGCGGCCGCATCCCTGGCCTTGGCATCGGAACCGCCGACGAGGGCGTCCGGACTGACCGCGTGCACCGAACTGCGCAGGGCGTCAACGGTATCGAAGGCGGCATCGGAGGCGGGCTCGGCTTGCAGTACCGCTGACCACTGGGTCAGGCCGGTGTCGGATTCGGCGGTCGGCCGAGCCGACACCACCCCGGGTGTCTGGCCGATTGCCTGGGTGACCGCGGCGGCATCCGAAGTCGGGGCGACCACCACCGTCGGGTCGGTCAGGCCACTCGGGAAGTGCTGCGACAGCGTCTGGAATCCGGCGACCGATTCTGCCTGCACGCGGAATTGTTCGGTCTGAGTCAACCCGACCGGAGTTCCGACCAGGCCCAAGCACAGCGCCGCCAGCGCCGCAAGCGCGCCGCCGGAGACCCAGCCGGGCCGCGCCGCGACCCAGGACGCGATCCGATGCCAGACCCCGTTGTCGGTGAGCGACTTGGCCCCCACCTGCGGGATGAACGGCCAGAACAGCTTTCGGCCGAACAGGCCGAGGAAGGGCGGTAACACCAACAGGACGAAGGCTGCGGCGACCACCAGGCCCGCAGCGGCCTGCACACCGAGGCTGCGATTGCTCGGAGCCGTCGCGAACGCCAGCGTCAGCAGGGCAAGGACGACTGTGGCGTTGCTGGCCAGGATCGCCGGGGCCGCCGCCCGCACCGCGACTCGCAGTGCTTCGCGGTGATCCGCGCGTGCTCCCAATTCTTCGCGATAGCGTGAGATGAGCAGCAGCGCATAGTTCGTGCCCGCGCCGAAGACCAACACGCTGGTGATACCACCGGTCGAACCATCCGGACTCAGGCCGAGCCCCGCGGCCACCGCGGTCCCAACCACCGAGCCGACCCGGTCGGCGAAGGCGATCACCAGCAGCGGTACCAGCCACAAGATGGGGGAGCGGTAGGTGACGATCAGCAGCACGGCCACCACAGCGGCCGTCACCGCGAGCAGGGTGAAGTTCGCTCCGGCAAAGGAATTCGCGATATCGGCGCCGAAGGCGGGCCCACCGGTCACCTCGGCCCGCAGGCCGTCGGGCAGTCGTTCTGTCGTCGAGGTGCGCAGCTCTTGCACGGCATCATCGAGGGCGAACCCGGAGAGGTCGGCGGGCAGCGGGGCCACCGACAGCGCCGCCTTTCCGTCCTCGGAGACCTGCGCGCCCGGCCCGGCAGCTGCGATATCGGCCGCACCGAGTGGTGCACCGTCGGTGCGGCTGAACACGATGATCGCCGGCGCCTGATCACCCCCGGGGAACTGGGCGCGTAGGGCGTCGACACGTGCCGATTCCGCGTCGGCCGGTACGGACACCGGTGATTGCGATGCGGAATCCCCGCCGCTCAACAGCGCCATGCCGGCACCGGACGCGAGGATCACGAGGATGGCCACAAGCCAGGAAAGTCGACCGGACATGACCCAAATATTTCAGATATTTAACTAATAATCAAGCCTGACCGATATGATCGCGGGGTGACACGTGAGGACCTGGAGCGGTTGATCGCCGGTGACGTCCGTGCCCTGACCGCCGAGTCCGACCAGATCGGCCACGAGTTCGCGCGTCGGCATGACGTGAGCGCCAACGACTTCCGGGCGCTACTGCATGTCATGGTCGCTGATGCGGCTGGGGAGCCGCTGACGGCCGGCGAGCTGAGCAAGCTGATCGGCACCTCAGCGGCGGCGGTCACCTATCTGGTGGAGCGGATGATCGCCTCGGGGCATCTGCGTCGGGAAACCCACCCCAAGGACCGGCGCAAGGTCATCCTGCGCTACGACGATCACGGGCTGGCCGTGGCGACCGACTTCTTCACCCCGCTCGCGAGAATCAATTCCGCGGCGCTGGCGGATTTGCCGGACAGCGATCTGGAGGCGGCACACCGGGTGTTCACTGCGCTGGTCGGCGCCATGCACCGGTTCCGTACGGTCAACGACGGTTGAGAGTCGCCTCTTCGAGATCGAGGCCGCGCAGCACCTCGCGAAGGACCTCGTCGTCGATGTTGCCGGCATCGCGTTCGGCGATGAACACCGCTCGTTCGGCGGCCAGCATCTCCAGTCGCAGGCTGCGGAAGGCCGACGCCGGGCTCTGCCCGATCTCCGCCTCGCTACGCCCCAACCGTTCCCAGGCCGCGTTGCGTCGGGCGGTGTTCCAGCGGCGCAACACATCGGCTGCGCTGTCCTGGATGGCGTTGCCGTCGGCGCGCTGCTGCTCGAGCAGCTCATCGAGCCGGTCGGCCGCCGCGCGCGCCGCCTTGTCCTGGGCTGCCGCCTGCGCCAACGCATCCGAACGTGCGTCGTCACCTTCGACACCGAACCGCCGGATCACCCACGGCAGCGTCAGACCGTGCAGCAACAACGTCCCCACCACCACCACGAAGGTCAGGAACACCAGCTGATCCCGACCTGGGAAGGCGTCCCCGGACAACGTCGTCATCGGCACACCGAACGCGGCGGCCAGTGACACCACCCCGCGCATCCCGGCCCACGCCACCACGAATGTCTCACCGACCGTTGGCCGAGGCGAACGCAGGTAGGCGA
This DNA window, taken from Mycolicibacterium neoaurum, encodes the following:
- a CDS encoding amidase family protein, with protein sequence MLDSLADVAPLPSAATTHRKDLGPARHHEDPCNALVRRTHVVGTAPGPLSDMRVSVKDSIAMAGIPLTCGSAVLRDFTPTGDATVVRRLLDGGATITAVTNMDDLAFAGSGDTSVYGPTLNPHDRSLLAGGSSGGAAASLLYEDDDLAVGTDQGGSVRVPASWCGTLGFKPTHGLIPYTGVAPMEPTLDHVGLLSRSVEPLTRALTVVAGPDGQDLRQHRCFRSVPSALTDRSSVDLGNTRLRIVTVTRNTADAPVRAAFDDVVERLRSAGAKIGTTELDPAELGPVGTGLFVEGMRHTIEGVHPAYGGSEYQWVEYTEALRKGIRDRHDELSPQIKATLLAAGTLHGSSPNRAYSRAVMAAERLRTSYRAALEEADFLIEPTVPSLPVAVSRGLISVAGLADRAWAPLANTVGANIAGLPSISLPLGTSHGLPVGIMVTGKPWHDWALLEFAASCEQQLGWVKPA
- a CDS encoding DUF3887 domain-containing protein — encoded protein: MTDSPFAAAQLLHRRLGQLVAAPILGADHDPLATVTIAREVKDDAESLLVAAVQQARAAGHTWQQVGDVLGITRQAAFQRFGKPIDPRTGEAMNTTPLPQATELTLAIIDDLANARWADVSARFDETMRDRLTDAGLAEGWVHIVGLVGSYEGHGDIDAVRAGDFTTTNTRLQFEAGEYIARITFRDDQTVAGLFLLTPDVAAV
- a CDS encoding ferredoxin — protein: MRIDADRECCIGAGNCVMTADALFDQDDDGIVVVLAAEVPADEEPRARRAAQLCPAGAITAFE
- a CDS encoding alpha/beta hydrolase, which gives rise to MESRTIATRLGRLRVQVDGAGDAMVFWPSLLMTGDMWSAQAAAFRDHLKVVLIDPPGHGASEKLSAPFTFEDCAQCVVDVLDALGANQGHFVGNSWGGMIGGTFAALHPERAGFSVLMNCTASAAGWRQRLEYGALLRVAKALGGIRGPLTREVLKAFLGPTTMRERPEVVAYVRAAVRSVDVASCSWAVTSVVPHRPDQRELLGGVRTPALVVAGAEDATFPVAETLAMASAIPGSSSVVLDGVAHLAALENPTLVNALISDFILSA
- a CDS encoding MMPL family transporter; this encodes MSGRLSWLVAILVILASGAGMALLSGGDSASQSPVSVPADAESARVDALRAQFPGGDQAPAIIVFSRTDGAPLGAADIAAAGPGAQVSEDGKAALSVAPLPADLSGFALDDAVQELRTSTTERLPDGLRAEVTGGPAFGADIANSFAGANFTLLAVTAAVVAVLLIVTYRSPILWLVPLLVIAFADRVGSVVGTAVAAGLGLSPDGSTGGITSVLVFGAGTNYALLLISRYREELGARADHREALRVAVRAAAPAILASNATVVLALLTLAFATAPSNRSLGVQAAAGLVVAAAFVLLVLPPFLGLFGRKLFWPFIPQVGAKSLTDNGVWHRIASWVAARPGWVSGGALAALAALCLGLVGTPVGLTQTEQFRVQAESVAGFQTLSQHFPSGLTDPTVVVAPTSDAAAVTQAIGQTPGVVSARPTAESDTGLTQWSAVLQAEPASDAAFDTVDALRSSVHAVSPDALVGGSDAKARDAAAAARHDRMVVIPAILAVVLVVLFVLLRSLLAPLILVSVTVLSALAALGLGGWASVHLFGFPALDNGTPLFAFLFLVALGVDYTIFLVTRAKEETPEYGNRQGIVRAVSATGAVITSAGIVLAAVFCVLGVLPLIVLTQIGIIVGLGIVLDTFVVRTVIIPALFTLIGPRIWWPALRPER
- a CDS encoding MarR family winged helix-turn-helix transcriptional regulator, with protein sequence MTREDLERLIAGDVRALTAESDQIGHEFARRHDVSANDFRALLHVMVADAAGEPLTAGELSKLIGTSAAAVTYLVERMIASGHLRRETHPKDRRKVILRYDDHGLAVATDFFTPLARINSAALADLPDSDLEAAHRVFTALVGAMHRFRTVNDG